TTTGTGAGTGCCAGCTCTTTCATTTCCTTTAATCCCCGCAAGGGGACTGAAACCCGAATGCATCTCCTTCTCCAAATACATTGTATTTGGAGCTTTCATTTCCTTTAATCCCCGCAAGGGGACTGAAACTTAACGTTCACGATTTGCTCGTGTGGCGTTCCTTCTTTCATTTCCTTTAATCCCCGCAAGGGGACTGAAACCCGCCAAAAATTTCGCGTAAGCCTCCTTGTTGGCGGCTTTCATTTCCTTTAATCCCCGCAAGGGGACTGAAACATTTGATTTCACTTCAAAATCTTCAAGCCAACCCGCGTTGCGCGGGCGCGACTTTCATTTCCTTTAATCCCCGCAAGGGGACTGAAACGCGAAGCGCGAGGGGATACGGCTTATCTGGATAGAATCTTTCATTTCCTTTAATCCCCGCAAGGGGACTGAAACGAACCGAACCACCTGTTCTCGATCCGCGGCTTCCTGCTTTCATTTCCTTTAATCCCCGCAAGGGGACTGAAACACGGATGCGACTGGAGAGCATCGCGTTTTTGAGAAAGCTTTCATTTCTCCCCGCAAGGGGACTGAAACACGACGACGGCAGCGATGAAACGCCACCCCCACCCCCTTTCATTTCCTTTAATCCCCGCAAGGGGACTGAAACAAAACCTTCTTAACGGAGGACTGTCGAGGGTCTTGACTTTCATTTCCTTTAATCCCCGCAAGGGGACTGAAACAATTAATGCATCGTCGTTTCCATACCACATGGCAAAACTTTCATTTCCTTTAATCCCCGCAAGGGGACTGAAACACAGAGGGGCGACCTTTTTTCTATATCATAATAGACTTTCATTTCCTTTAATCCCCGCAAGGGGACTGAAACCCTTTCATGGTTTACCTCATTATTTACTCTATTATCTTTCATTTCCTTTAATCCCCGCAAGGGGACTGAAACAAGCTCGCCAACAATACCAACAGCAACAGCTTTCATTTCCTTTAATCCCCGCAAGGGGACTGAAACGCAACACTGTCCACCAAGTCGCGCCAGGGAAGGACTTTCATTTCCTTTAATCCCCGCAAGGGGACTGAAACTCTTCTGTAACGTTTTTCCCACTCAAAGTTCCCCGCTTTCATTTCCTTTAATCCCCGCAAGGGGACTGAAACATGACAAAACGGTTTCCCCATGCTTTTCCTGACGGTCTTTCATTTCCTTTAATCCCCGCAAGGGGACTGAAACTCGAGTTTCTGGAAACGAGAAATAGAGCGGGAAAAGCTTTCATTTCCTTTAATCCCCGCAAGGGGACTGAAACCTACCTGACCGCAGGTACCTGGATGTCATGTGGGAGTACTTTCATTTCCTTTAATCCCCGCAAGGGGACTGAAACTTGTTGGTTCCACCGGTCACTACCTGAACTTTTGCTTTCATTTCCTTTAATCCCCGCAAGGGGACTGAAACTATTTTCGCTGCTATTGAATAGAACTCAATAGGCTTTCATTTCCTTTAATCCCCGCAAGGGGACTGAAACCACGACTGCCAAAATGGCAGCCCGCCACCTGGAGAGGCTTTCATTTCCTTTAATCCCCGCAAGGGGACTGAAACTAAAACTACTTGGAATAATTCCTGCATTTTTCTTCTTTCATTTCCTTTAATCCCCGCAAGGAAACTGAAATAAGAAATTTTTGCCACAGTGTGAGTAATACAATACAATTGCGAATATTGCCTCACTAAAAAAGGCGATCGCGAAGCAATTTTGATTTCCAAATGACCAACCGAACCACCAAGTGAAAACGCTGGTGGTTCAATTTTTATCGCCGGCAAATCGTTAACCTATAAAATCGCTAGAAGCAAAGCGAGTTCTGTACCCGATAACAAGCGTCGCAAAACATAAAACTCACAAATTGCTCAAAGTTCCTCCAAATCGATTGGTAAAAAACTTTGGATCGACCTTGTAACCGCAGGTTTCGCTATCTTAACCAAATGTGGATTCTTGGTTAAAGGCAGGGTACTATTAGAAAAACGTAAATTGACGCACTAGAAGCTACAGGAGGCAGATACAAAAACAGAAAACAACCACCAAACAAGCACAAGTACCATCGAAAGCCGCGATACCAATCGCCTTTGATGAAACTCAGCATGAAAAATGCGATCGCGAAACAGACCAGGCAGAAGTTGCACGACTCCACCAGTCACAAGTGGCTGAAATGCACTGGAAGTAAAATCCATAGCAGTAACTGCCATTTAACTTTGAGGGGAAACAACCATGAAATTCATAAAAGCAACCATAAAATTGATTAAAAAAATATTGGCGGGATTTTTTCTATTGTTGGGAGTGCCGCTCTTAATCCTTTGTATTGTATTTATCATTAATCCAGACCTTGCTGGTTCTCCTCCTTCCTCAACCGAAGCTCGCACAATTTGGGTAACAGTATTGTTAACTATCCCTATTCCCAGTACAGCTATTGGAAGTTATCTGGTATGGAGTATCGTACAACAAAATAAACGAGAAGCGCAGCGAGAGCAAGAAAAAGAAGACCAACGCCTACGCAAGATTTTCTTCAACCTCGTTCAGCAGCAAGGTGGAGAGATTACTGTATTTCAGTTTTCTGTAGCAGCTCAAATTTCTGGGAAGTTAGCCAGAAAGTACCTTGACAAGTTTGCTGGGGAATATAATGCCACCTTTAGAGTTGACAATCGAGGCAACGTTATTTATACGTTTATCCTTTGAAAGGAAGGATTGACAAAAAGCAACTTTCCGCAATATCGCGAAACGCAAAAAACAGTTGCAGCTTCACCTTCAGCGTGTTCCTGCCAGGGGGAACATCAAGAGGAATGCGTCTCGTGTTTGCCGTGGGTAGATGCATACAAGTTGGTGTAAATTTCGATACAAAGGACTTTCTAGCTATTTCGCTGGCTAACTGTAGAATTTTTTTTGAACAGTACCCGCGATCGCAGGGATATCTAGTGGCAATCGAAATGGTGTAAAATCGCTGAAGTTCCCCATTGGTGAGCATTAGAGAGGCAAAATATATTTGAATTACCCAGTTCAAAATTTTATTATAATGGTATATAGCATTTGTTGATGAAGCCAGCCGTCAAGGCAAGGAGGTTCGTTACCTATCTATCGTTAAGAATTGCGAATGGAGCGTCCTGAGAATCAGCAAAATCGGTATGGTAAAACCAAGGAGTTGCCAGCCAAGTTGGTCAAAAACATGAGGAACGGCGATTATGTCAAATACGAAATCAGCCTATAAAGCTGCTTTGGGGGTTTTTCAGCAAGCTGTAAGGACACTTGCCACCTGGTCGGGTACGAATTTGCCTGATGGCTGTGAGGATGTAGCGTCTTTGGAAGCAATGGAAATAGCCAAAGAACTCCTATCTTGGCAGTCAGAGGCAGACAATATTGGCGCATTACGTCTGCTGTTCGATGGTATAGGTTCCTCCAACTCAGAATCGGAATCTATAAAACCTAAGCGTCATTACTGGCAACCGCAAGCAATTGAAACGGTTGGGGAAGAATTCTATCCCCGAATTCCCTATCCTCTTTCTTATCCTACTGGTAGCGATCCAACGGATATGGATTTTGAAAAACTGAAACAAAAAATTCAGGAACAGATAAGGAATTTAAACAAATATGACTGGCAAAACTTGGCGTTGCTGACCTTATTTGTCGAAAAATTTGGCTCCTATATTCATTTGGGAGAAGAGGATGTCGCTTTTACCGATATTACCAAATCGACAGCCGCGATCGCAGCCACCCTTGCTGAAAATCCCGAAGCAGAAAACATTGCTTTGGTAGCTGGCGATTTATCAGGAATTCAGAACTTTATTTATACCATATCATCCGATGGTGCTTTAAAATCCTTACGCGCACGAAGTTTCTATCTAGAGTTGGTAACAGAGGAAGTGGTACAGCAACTTTTACAAAATCTTGAGTTGCCTCGTACCAATGTTGTCTATGCTGGTGGCGGCAATTTATACGTACTCGCGCCAGCTGGTGAAGATACCCAAAGGAAAGTTGCGCAAGTTCGCGAACAAATCAATCATTGGTTGTTCGATTGTTTTCAAGGCAAAGTGTTTTTGGCTTTAGACCATCTTGAATTCCATAGAAATAACATTCAAAGCAAAGAATTCTCTGAGTATTGGTCTGCAGCCACCAAAAAATTAGCCAAACAAAAAGCGCGTAAATTTGAAAACCAACTCCAGACTTTACTTGGCAAGCAAACTACTTACGAACCTTGTCGGGTTTGCCATCGCGATGACGAACCCAAGTTACATCCCCTCCGTCAAGAACCGGATTCCCCTCTAGCTTGTAAAACTTGTCGTGAAATGTTTGAACTAGGTGGGGATTTATTAAAGGTCAAGGCAATTGTGCGATCGCACCGAAAAGATATTCGAGGGAGTTGCCATTCTATTCATTTCCAACTACCAGCAACGCCTTCTCTAAATCAAGAAGATATTTGGTACCATCTTTT
This window of the Geitlerinema sp. PCC 9228 genome carries:
- the cas10 gene encoding type III-A CRISPR-associated protein Cas10/Csm1, coding for MSNTKSAYKAALGVFQQAVRTLATWSGTNLPDGCEDVASLEAMEIAKELLSWQSEADNIGALRLLFDGIGSSNSESESIKPKRHYWQPQAIETVGEEFYPRIPYPLSYPTGSDPTDMDFEKLKQKIQEQIRNLNKYDWQNLALLTLFVEKFGSYIHLGEEDVAFTDITKSTAAIAATLAENPEAENIALVAGDLSGIQNFIYTISSDGALKSLRARSFYLELVTEEVVQQLLQNLELPRTNVVYAGGGNLYVLAPAGEDTQRKVAQVREQINHWLFDCFQGKVFLALDHLEFHRNNIQSKEFSEYWSAATKKLAKQKARKFENQLQTLLGKQTTYEPCRVCHRDDEPKLHPLRQEPDSPLACKTCREMFELGGDLLKVKAIVRSHRKDIRGSCHSIHFQLPATPSLNQEDIWYHLFDSDKPVVVESDTVLLVDNWNIDNYQFKLFKNPVPLLLGNYGKESEQEQSNFIRSEEMVEYAEGIPRVGYLRMDVDNLGTIFAQGLGEAQTLPRLTGLSRQMSYFFKVYLNSLAANRQENMPPNARKLTPSAKRENLLFIYAGGDDLFISGSWNEVVEFAFDIYQSFRSHTGYNPNISISGGISLAETKFPLYQAAEESGDAEEKAKGNGRDSLGMFGQVFKWDEWLGNRDRVLDAFLQNLENYFSREEFPQEEVPIGIFPTVDILRNQLEIGYARSFLRNLLATAQLQEKAIEDLEEKQKIYPEQDKDLRYYLHLPKVAYTLARLPQTMRDNPEFEKVRKALLSPYNAPYFRAIATWLELLNRSSDTTTGKEKEEELRS